One Streptomyces sp. NBC_01237 genomic region harbors:
- a CDS encoding TetR/AcrR family transcriptional regulator, producing MKSDPGAKDGKPAKVLKSEQTRTLILETALRLFQERGFDKTTMRAIAQEAGVSVGNAYYYFASKEHLVQGFYDRIGAEHAAAVREVLDNETDLETRLAGVLTCWVDVAAPYHEFAAQFFKNAADPESPLSPFSVESEPAREVSIAIHREVLAGSKAKIPAELADVLPELMWLSQMGLVLYWVFDRSPERERSRRLAGRGARLTTRGVALARFRVLRPLVHEVHELFTDFLPGMAETATARKRS from the coding sequence GTGAAGAGCGATCCGGGCGCGAAGGACGGCAAGCCCGCCAAGGTCCTCAAGAGCGAGCAGACCCGCACGCTCATCCTCGAAACCGCGCTCCGGCTCTTCCAGGAGCGCGGTTTCGACAAGACGACCATGCGGGCCATCGCCCAGGAGGCCGGGGTCTCCGTCGGCAACGCCTATTACTACTTCGCCAGCAAGGAGCACCTCGTCCAGGGCTTCTACGACCGGATCGGCGCCGAACACGCGGCGGCGGTCCGGGAGGTGCTGGACAACGAGACGGATCTGGAGACCCGGCTCGCCGGAGTGCTGACGTGCTGGGTGGACGTCGCGGCGCCGTACCACGAGTTCGCGGCCCAGTTCTTCAAGAACGCCGCCGACCCCGAGAGCCCGCTCAGCCCCTTCTCCGTCGAGTCCGAGCCGGCCCGCGAGGTGTCCATCGCCATCCACCGCGAGGTACTGGCGGGCTCCAAGGCCAAGATCCCCGCCGAACTCGCGGACGTCCTCCCCGAGCTGATGTGGCTCTCCCAGATGGGACTCGTCCTGTACTGGGTGTTCGACCGCTCACCGGAGCGCGAGCGCAGCCGCCGGCTCGCGGGGCGCGGTGCGCGGCTCACCACCCGGGGTGTCGCGCTCGCCCGGTTCCGGGTGCTGCGGCCGCTCGTCCACGAAGTGCACGAGCTGTTCACGGACTTCCTGCCGGGGATGGCCGAGACGGCCACCGCCCGCAAGCGCTCCTGA
- a CDS encoding thiol-disulfide oxidoreductase DCC family protein has translation MTAAGARTPVTRLTVLYDAQCALCVHVRHWLLKQRRLIPLDLVPAASEEARRRFPGLDHAGTLDEITVIGDRGQIYRGTAAWIVCLWALAEHRPKAHWLTTPAGRPFARATVLAAAKYRSVTAPSCGDGGGACEVPVMGAETGG, from the coding sequence ATGACCGCAGCCGGAGCCCGCACCCCGGTCACACGCCTCACCGTGCTCTACGACGCGCAGTGCGCCCTCTGCGTCCATGTACGCCACTGGCTGCTGAAGCAGCGCCGGCTCATACCGCTGGACCTCGTGCCGGCCGCCTCCGAGGAGGCGCGCCGGCGCTTCCCCGGCCTCGACCACGCGGGGACGCTCGACGAGATCACGGTCATCGGCGACCGGGGACAGATCTACCGCGGGACCGCCGCCTGGATCGTCTGTCTCTGGGCGCTCGCCGAGCACCGGCCCAAGGCCCACTGGCTGACCACCCCGGCGGGCCGGCCGTTCGCCCGTGCGACCGTGCTCGCCGCGGCGAAGTACCGCTCGGTGACCGCCCCCTCGTGCGGCGACGGCGGCGGGGCCTGCGAAGTCCCGGTCATGGGTGCCGAAACGGGCGGATAG
- a CDS encoding ABC transporter substrate-binding protein → MRSIRIRILAIFAVLVIAGVGAWQLLPSGEEKNDPVTVGTTDAVTSLDPAGAYDAGSWAIYSNLYQSLMTFKSGAIVPEPDAAESCGFVGQKLQTYQCKLRNDLTFSNGRKITAADVEYSFERMLRIKTDVGPSALFPSLKNVVTEGRTITFNLSSRDATFPQKLATGAGSIVDPTQYPDNKLRSGKQVDGSGPYVLKSYEPGVRAELVPNIKYKGALKKTGDPVEIRYYKTSDELMAGWKSGDLDVTHRQLPPARLAELNPGDPDLRVTEADSAEIRNLVFNVREGSPLANKKVRQAIASIIDRGPLVGDVYKSTVEPLYSLIPQGYIGHSTPFFDKYPSPDPARAKKLMAEAGVQTPLHINFAYKADEAYTQETAELRRQLEKDGLFKVSVKAVKWTDFQKGYADGAYDAYTIGWLPDYPDPDTFSQPLVGRDNSLHNGYASKQMDELITATLQYSDRGRTSADFKELQQLVGEDVPLVPLWQKKDYVVAKTDVSGSQYLSDGTGIWRLWELGWI, encoded by the coding sequence ATGCGGTCGATCCGGATACGGATTCTCGCGATTTTCGCGGTACTGGTCATCGCAGGCGTCGGCGCCTGGCAACTTCTTCCCTCGGGCGAGGAGAAGAACGATCCCGTCACGGTGGGCACGACGGACGCGGTGACCTCGCTGGACCCGGCCGGTGCGTACGACGCGGGCTCGTGGGCGATCTACAGCAATCTCTACCAGTCGCTGATGACGTTCAAGTCCGGCGCGATCGTGCCGGAACCGGACGCCGCCGAGAGCTGCGGCTTCGTCGGGCAGAAGCTCCAGACGTACCAGTGCAAGCTGCGGAACGATCTGACCTTCTCCAACGGCCGGAAGATCACGGCCGCCGACGTCGAGTACTCCTTCGAGCGGATGCTCAGGATCAAGACCGATGTCGGGCCCTCGGCGCTGTTCCCCAGCCTCAAGAACGTCGTGACCGAAGGCCGCACCATCACCTTCAACCTCTCCTCGCGCGACGCGACCTTCCCGCAGAAGCTCGCCACCGGAGCCGGGTCGATCGTCGATCCCACCCAGTACCCGGACAACAAGCTCCGCAGCGGAAAGCAGGTCGACGGGTCGGGGCCGTACGTCCTCAAGTCCTACGAGCCGGGCGTACGGGCCGAACTGGTGCCCAACATCAAGTACAAGGGCGCTCTCAAGAAGACCGGCGACCCGGTCGAAATCCGCTACTACAAGACCTCCGACGAGCTGATGGCCGGCTGGAAGAGCGGCGACCTCGACGTCACGCACCGCCAGCTGCCGCCCGCCCGGCTCGCCGAGCTGAACCCCGGCGACCCGGACCTGCGCGTCACCGAGGCGGACAGCGCGGAGATCCGCAACCTCGTCTTCAACGTCCGTGAGGGCTCCCCGCTCGCCAACAAGAAGGTCCGTCAGGCCATCGCGTCGATCATCGACCGCGGTCCGCTGGTGGGCGATGTCTACAAGAGCACCGTCGAACCGCTCTACTCGCTGATCCCGCAGGGGTACATCGGCCACAGCACCCCGTTCTTCGACAAGTACCCGTCGCCCGACCCCGCGCGTGCCAAGAAGCTGATGGCGGAGGCCGGTGTGCAGACTCCGCTGCACATCAACTTCGCCTACAAGGCCGACGAGGCGTACACGCAGGAGACCGCCGAGCTGCGGCGCCAGCTGGAGAAGGACGGGCTGTTCAAGGTCTCGGTGAAGGCCGTGAAGTGGACGGACTTCCAGAAGGGTTACGCGGACGGCGCCTACGACGCGTACACCATCGGCTGGCTTCCCGACTACCCGGACCCCGACACCTTCAGCCAGCCGCTCGTCGGCCGTGACAACAGCCTCCACAACGGCTACGCCAGCAAGCAGATGGACGAGCTGATCACGGCCACGCTCCAGTACAGCGACCGCGGCAGGACCTCGGCCGACTTCAAGGAGCTCCAGCAGCTGGTCGGCGAGGACGTCCCGCTGGTCCCGCTGTGGCAGAAGAAGGACTACGTCGTCGCCAAGACGGACGTCTCCGGGTCGCAGTACCTCTCCGACGGCACCGGCATCTGGCGGCTGTGGGAACTGGGCTGGATCTGA